A window of Balaenoptera ricei isolate mBalRic1 chromosome 12, mBalRic1.hap2, whole genome shotgun sequence genomic DNA:
ATCAGATATTTGATTTATAAGTAATAAGAAATTCTCCAAATGAAGATTTATTTTGGTATTCTTTAATTGCAGGGTTAACTGAAATggctaaaaaagtaaaaagtatttaCTATTTTACCTTATTATTACTGCTgtgaaatttctgtttttgtatgaTAGTGTTTATTTGCAATTAGGTACCACAAATAAGACCAGAGGTAGAAAACAGCACACACAATAACAAGcctcaaacaaaacagaaaacaaacaaacaaacaaaaaccaagaccACACATACTTACAAACCTCCTGAACCAACTATGTTCAAGAATTAATAAGTTGCACCCCTTACCCCCGTGCACTCACGAGGCTGGTAAAAGTCATGCCTTCTGGCTTTTTACAATCTAAGTATGTTCTCGGCACCGAATAAGCTTTTTAAAAGCCAGCTTAAAGTCTTCATTAAAACTTGTGTAGAGCAGAGGGTTGATCAGagaattaacataaccaagccaTGTCAAAAAATCGGCCACTTCAGAGGACACGGTGTAGATGCTCAGACCTACAATCAGCTCTTTGATGAAGAATGGCAGCCAGGACAAGATGAATGCACCCAAAATCAGTCCGAGGATGCGTGCTGCCTTGCGCTCCCTGGTACTGGAGATTTGCTGGCGTTCTCCCGGGTTATCTAGGTCACGGGCAAAGGGAGGGATCCTGATGGAGGTGTGGATCTTTTCAAACTCTGTGGGAGGGTCTGAGGTGGAGAAGTCAGACACACAGAAAGTCTGTGTCAGTTTACAACTGGCGAACGAATTTTGGCTATCCGTGCTTCTGTTGCTTAAGTGCCGGCTTGATCCTCTTTTCTGGTAAAGGCTCTTGGCTGCACGGTAAATCCGGTAATAGAGAATCAGTATCAAAGTCAAGGGGATGTAAAATGCCCCAAGTGTGGAGTAAATGGTGTAGATGATGTGGTCGTGCTGGATGGTGCACTGACTAGGGGGCAGGCTGAGTTGGCGGTGGCTCCTCCAGAACAGAGGGGGCATGGAGATGAAGATGGAGATGGTCCAGACCGTGAGGATCATCAGCCCGGCCCTCTTGGCGGTCCTCTTCCTGGCATACTCAATAGCGTTGGTGATGGCCCAGTACCTGTCCAGGGCAATCACACAGAGATGAAGGATGGAGCAGGTGCAGCAGGTCATGTCCACACTCAGCCACACCTCGCAGATGAAGTACCCCAGCTTCCAGCTGTCCATGACGATGTACATGATGCTCAAGGGCATGACGAGCACAGCCACCAGGAGGTCCGTCACAGCCAGAGAACAGATCAGGTAGTTGGCAGGCTGGTGGAGCTTCTTGGTGGTGCAGATGGCCATGATCACGGCCGAGTTTAGCAGCATGGTCAGGGTGGTGATGAGCACCAGAGTCATGGAAATGAGCATCTTCTCAGTGATGGTCTTGGGTCTCACAGCCACACTGGCTTCTGGGGTACAGTTAGTAATGTTCATTTTCCCCTGTTCTAATCTACACTGTGGAGAAGCTGATGGTTATTTTCCTGCAGTTGGAAACTATGTAGACTTGAAAATCTCTCATTTGTAAGGAGGCGGTAATTTTTTCTTCAGCTGCATAGTGTCTTGGGTTCCATTTCGTGTGGGTAAAGGGAAGCACCACAGCATTTCTTCTGAATGGAGGGTTCCTGGAAAATAGTATGCTACTGGTTAATGAATGAAAAAGCCATATtcttcatggacatatatacactaccaaatgtgaaatagatagctagtgggaagcagccacataggggtgggatagggagggtgggagggagacgcaagaaggaggagatatggggatatatgtatatgtataactgattcactttgttatacagcagaaactaatacaccattgtaaagaaattatactccaataaagatattaaaaaaaaaagccatattcttttacctggaagacaaaatgacaGTATTTTGGTATTCATAAaatctttacatatttttgatataatttttttcttctttgaatgtaatcatcatcttttttaaaaattgaagta
This region includes:
- the HTR1E gene encoding 5-hydroxytryptamine receptor 1E, whose translation is MNITNCTPEASVAVRPKTITEKMLISMTLVLITTLTMLLNSAVIMAICTTKKLHQPANYLICSLAVTDLLVAVLVMPLSIMYIVMDSWKLGYFICEVWLSVDMTCCTCSILHLCVIALDRYWAITNAIEYARKRTAKRAGLMILTVWTISIFISMPPLFWRSHRQLSLPPSQCTIQHDHIIYTIYSTLGAFYIPLTLILILYYRIYRAAKSLYQKRGSSRHLSNRSTDSQNSFASCKLTQTFCVSDFSTSDPPTEFEKIHTSIRIPPFARDLDNPGERQQISSTRERKAARILGLILGAFILSWLPFFIKELIVGLSIYTVSSEVADFLTWLGYVNSLINPLLYTSFNEDFKLAFKKLIRCREHT